The following proteins come from a genomic window of Polyangiaceae bacterium:
- the arsA gene encoding arsenical pump-driving ATPase gives MPSLFPNPTRVLFFTGKGGVGKTSIACATAIALAEQGKKVLLVSTDPASNLDEVLGVALDGAPRLVPGVENLSALNIDPEAAARRYRERVVGPYRGVLPESAIVSMEEQLSGACTVEIAAFDEFSKLLGDASATRDLDHVIFDTAPTGHTLRLLELPAAWSQFFDENVGGTSCLGPLSGLTAQRELYAASHAALRSAASTTVVLVARPDRASLKEAERTRSELSALGISNLRLTINGVFRAENAADPIARALEQRGHAALAELPPGLAALPRTEVALVPFGLVGVDALRSLGQGGRAAPALGDMPRSDDVVTEAMDALVQRISAAGRGVVLTMGKGGVGKTTIAARIARDLARAGHSVLLTTTDPAAHVADAAGGPLPNLEIARIDPELETRRYSEEVMATVGRDMDERGRALLAEDLRSPCTEEIAVFRAFAECVAGGRDRFVVIDTAPTGHTLLLLDAAEAYHREVLKKASGSPDAVRELLPRLRDPSFTHVILVTLAEATPVHEALQLERDLARADIPVEAWVVNQSLTPLGVSDPVLRSRRSEELPFLRQLTEHAPHTIVEAWHAS, from the coding sequence ATGCCATCCTTGTTTCCGAACCCCACGCGGGTGCTGTTTTTCACTGGCAAAGGCGGGGTTGGCAAGACCAGCATCGCGTGCGCGACGGCCATCGCCCTGGCGGAGCAGGGCAAGAAGGTGCTGCTCGTCAGCACCGACCCAGCGTCGAATCTCGACGAGGTGCTCGGCGTAGCGCTCGATGGCGCGCCGCGGTTGGTGCCCGGCGTCGAGAACCTCTCGGCCCTGAACATCGATCCGGAAGCGGCGGCGCGGCGCTACCGGGAGCGGGTGGTGGGACCGTATCGCGGCGTACTGCCGGAGAGCGCCATCGTCAGCATGGAAGAGCAGCTGTCCGGGGCATGCACGGTGGAGATCGCCGCCTTCGACGAGTTCTCGAAGCTGCTCGGAGATGCGTCGGCCACGCGGGATCTGGATCACGTCATCTTCGACACGGCGCCTACCGGTCACACGCTTCGGTTGCTCGAGCTGCCAGCGGCCTGGAGCCAGTTCTTCGACGAGAACGTGGGCGGCACGTCGTGCTTGGGCCCGCTCTCCGGGCTGACCGCGCAGCGTGAGCTGTATGCCGCTTCGCATGCGGCGTTGCGCTCTGCCGCCAGCACTACGGTCGTGCTGGTGGCACGTCCCGATCGCGCGTCGCTGAAGGAAGCCGAGCGCACACGCTCCGAGCTTTCGGCCTTGGGCATCTCGAACCTGCGTTTGACCATCAACGGCGTTTTTCGCGCAGAGAACGCCGCAGATCCCATCGCCCGGGCGCTGGAGCAGCGGGGCCATGCCGCCCTCGCGGAGCTTCCTCCCGGCCTGGCGGCGCTGCCGCGCACGGAGGTGGCGCTGGTGCCCTTCGGCCTCGTCGGCGTAGACGCGCTGCGGAGCCTGGGGCAGGGCGGGCGCGCGGCCCCGGCGCTCGGGGACATGCCCCGCTCGGACGACGTCGTCACGGAAGCCATGGACGCGTTGGTTCAGCGCATCTCTGCCGCCGGGCGCGGCGTGGTGCTGACCATGGGCAAGGGCGGCGTGGGCAAGACCACCATCGCGGCGCGCATCGCGCGGGACCTCGCTCGCGCCGGCCACTCCGTGCTGCTCACCACGACGGATCCTGCCGCCCACGTGGCGGACGCCGCCGGCGGCCCGCTCCCCAATCTGGAGATCGCGCGTATCGATCCGGAGCTCGAGACCCGCCGTTACTCGGAAGAAGTGATGGCCACCGTCGGTCGCGACATGGACGAAAGAGGCCGCGCGCTATTGGCCGAGGATCTGCGCTCGCCGTGCACCGAGGAGATAGCGGTGTTTCGTGCCTTCGCGGAGTGCGTGGCGGGCGGGCGGGACCGCTTCGTGGTCATCGATACCGCGCCCACGGGGCACACGCTGCTCTTGTTGGACGCCGCCGAGGCTTATCACCGCGAGGTGCTCAAGAAGGCGAGCGGCAGCCCCGACGCCGTGCGCGAGCTCTTGCCGCGGCTCCGGGATCCGTCCTTCACCCACGTGATCTTGGTGACGCTGGCAGAAGCGACGCCCGTGCACGAAGCACTGCAGCTCGAGCGCGACCTCGCCCGCGCGGACATCCCCGTGGAGGCGTGGGTCGTGAATCAGTCGCTCACGCCGCTCGGGGTGAGTGATCCCGTGCTCCGCTCGCGCCGCTCCGAGGAGCTACCGTTCTTGCGCCAACTGACGGAGCACGCGCCGCACACCATCGTGGAGGCGTGGCACGCGAGCTGA
- a CDS encoding acyltransferase: MNPRTWLIPITAGLLLPLAMVSSPGCKKDEPPPPLPSAAPAATETSAPLTLEIEDAGEPVEDAEAGPKKTYTGGSSASMKKCCQAVSQNAENAPEPTKSYMKQLAAACFAAAAAGRGWSGGGFACK, from the coding sequence GTGAACCCGCGAACTTGGCTGATTCCGATCACGGCGGGGCTGCTCCTGCCCTTGGCGATGGTGTCCTCACCCGGCTGCAAGAAGGACGAGCCGCCGCCACCGCTGCCGTCCGCGGCGCCGGCCGCCACGGAAACGAGCGCGCCGCTCACCCTCGAGATCGAGGACGCCGGTGAGCCTGTCGAAGACGCCGAAGCCGGGCCGAAGAAGACGTACACCGGAGGCAGCTCGGCCAGCATGAAGAAGTGCTGCCAGGCCGTATCGCAGAACGCCGAGAACGCGCCGGAGCCGACCAAGTCGTACATGAAGCAGCTGGCCGCGGCGTGCTTCGCCGCAGCCGCAGCCGGCCGCGGCTGGAGCGGCGGCGGTTTCGCCTGCAAGTGA
- a CDS encoding alpha/beta hydrolase codes for MHRLVIVPRYGGHADSDWYPWLRDELFAGFPDLFTSVEVVEPEPRDAPDIERSVAALTEALDSGGAPTWLIGHSVGTQVVMRALAQHQDGFRAAGVLLVAPWFSIDEPWDDIVPWTDTPIDTSRARDAMGHTVALLSDDDPFTADYHGTRAELEARIGAEVRVVAGAAHFNAAMEPIVLGTLLSLRAMG; via the coding sequence ATGCATCGCCTGGTGATCGTGCCGCGCTATGGGGGTCACGCGGACAGTGACTGGTACCCGTGGCTTCGGGACGAGCTATTCGCCGGCTTTCCCGATCTGTTCACCTCGGTGGAGGTGGTCGAGCCGGAGCCGCGGGACGCACCCGACATCGAGCGCTCCGTCGCCGCCCTCACGGAGGCGCTGGATTCCGGCGGCGCGCCGACTTGGCTCATCGGCCACAGTGTCGGCACCCAGGTGGTCATGCGCGCGCTGGCTCAGCACCAGGACGGCTTTCGCGCCGCCGGCGTGCTGCTCGTCGCCCCGTGGTTCTCCATCGACGAGCCTTGGGACGACATCGTCCCCTGGACGGACACGCCCATCGACACCAGCCGCGCCCGGGACGCGATGGGCCACACCGTCGCGCTACTCTCGGACGACGATCCTTTCACGGCGGACTACCACGGCACGCGGGCCGAGCTCGAAGCGCGCATCGGCGCCGAGGTGCGCGTCGTCGCCGGCGCCGCTCACTTCAACGCCGCGATGGAGCCCATCGTGCTCGGAACGCTGCTGAGCTTGCGAGCCATGGGCTGA
- a CDS encoding alpha/beta hydrolase: protein MAELGPIAWVRAQGARRVLWVVRAIPALGHRLASTRRQEADGRVLDRDTAVVLAIDELVNGPPAKDVAVDVARARLLEEVRSVDGPPAGGVEVDEREVQGEGTVLRGRLYAPEGLAAPSPGIAFLHGGGWVVGDLDSHDTLCRRLARDARCRVLSIDYRLAPEHRFPTPVRDAVAAVRWVLAHAEELGMAPERIAVAGDSAGGNLSAVVARHLRRDERKPALQVLIYPATDATRSLPSHQSVGQGYFLDEDAINWYLDHYRDESVDDRDPDLSPLWAADVTGVAPAVIVTAGFDPLRDEGEAYRKKLEDAGVAVVYREHPSLIHGFTLMTEAVPAARRATEELAGDIARLLRT, encoded by the coding sequence ATGGCTGAGCTGGGTCCGATCGCGTGGGTACGCGCCCAGGGCGCTCGACGGGTGCTGTGGGTGGTGCGCGCGATTCCGGCGCTTGGGCATCGCTTGGCAAGCACCCGCCGGCAAGAAGCGGACGGCCGTGTCCTCGATCGGGACACCGCCGTGGTGCTGGCGATCGACGAATTGGTGAACGGACCGCCCGCCAAGGACGTGGCGGTGGACGTCGCTCGCGCTCGGCTCTTGGAGGAGGTCCGCTCCGTGGACGGGCCACCGGCGGGTGGCGTGGAGGTGGACGAGCGAGAGGTGCAGGGCGAGGGCACCGTGCTCCGGGGGCGGCTATACGCTCCGGAAGGGCTCGCCGCGCCGTCGCCGGGGATCGCGTTCTTGCATGGTGGCGGCTGGGTGGTCGGAGATCTCGACAGCCACGACACGCTCTGTCGTCGCCTGGCGCGGGACGCGCGCTGTCGGGTGCTCTCCATCGACTATCGCCTCGCTCCCGAGCATCGCTTTCCGACGCCCGTACGCGACGCCGTTGCGGCAGTGCGCTGGGTGCTGGCCCACGCCGAGGAGCTGGGCATGGCGCCAGAGCGCATCGCGGTGGCCGGGGACAGCGCAGGCGGCAATCTGTCCGCCGTCGTGGCGCGGCATCTGCGGCGCGACGAGCGAAAGCCCGCCCTGCAGGTCTTGATCTACCCGGCGACGGACGCGACGCGCTCCTTGCCGAGTCACCAGAGCGTGGGGCAGGGGTACTTCTTGGACGAGGACGCCATCAACTGGTACCTCGACCACTATCGCGACGAGAGCGTGGACGATCGGGATCCGGATCTCTCACCGCTGTGGGCCGCCGACGTGACGGGAGTGGCCCCCGCGGTGATCGTCACGGCTGGCTTCGACCCGCTGCGAGACGAGGGCGAGGCCTACAGGAAGAAGCTCGAGGACGCCGGAGTGGCGGTGGTCTATCGGGAGCACCCGTCGCTGATTCATGGCTTCACCCTGATGACGGAAGCCGTGCCGGCTGCACGCAGAGCGACGGAAGAGCTTGCAGGAGACATCGCGCGCCTGCTCCGCACCTGA
- a CDS encoding nicotinate phosphoribosyltransferase, with product MSGLMMDLYELTMAQAYEREGLDGAAVFELYFRRMPAGRGYVIAAGLDAALAALEGFRFSDTDRRYLSFLEQLDPEFVARLSDVHFSGDVWAVPEGTAVFENEPLVQVVAPLAQAQLVETLVLNPVHFQSTIASKAARVVDAAAGRTVVDFGARRAHGLDAALGAARAAYIAGAAGTSNLLAGERHSIPVFGTMAHSYVQAHATEEGALRAFAGVFPNTTLLVDTYDTERGVQRAIEVMNELGPVAALRLDSGDLLQLSRGARRALDEAGYRSVEIFASSGLDEHAIAELVRADAPIDGFGVGTALTTSEDAPALDMAYKLVEYAGRGRTKLSSEKVVLPGRKQVFRQRSGRDVIAQSDESPGGIPLLQAVMRDGRRTERVRLEDARQRAALSIGALPAAVRRLRAPAHYPVDVSARTNAALSELRRELS from the coding sequence ATGTCCGGCTTGATGATGGACTTGTACGAGCTGACGATGGCTCAGGCCTACGAGCGCGAAGGGCTCGATGGCGCTGCCGTCTTCGAGCTGTACTTCCGGCGAATGCCCGCAGGGCGAGGCTACGTGATCGCGGCGGGGCTGGATGCGGCGTTGGCGGCGTTGGAAGGCTTCCGCTTCTCGGATACGGACCGACGCTATCTGTCTTTTCTGGAGCAGCTGGACCCCGAGTTCGTCGCGCGACTGTCGGACGTGCACTTCTCCGGAGACGTCTGGGCCGTCCCGGAGGGCACGGCGGTGTTCGAGAACGAGCCCCTGGTCCAAGTCGTCGCGCCCTTGGCTCAGGCTCAGCTGGTGGAGACACTGGTGTTGAACCCGGTTCACTTCCAGAGCACCATCGCTAGCAAGGCCGCGCGGGTCGTGGACGCCGCCGCCGGACGGACGGTGGTGGATTTCGGGGCGCGGCGTGCCCATGGCTTGGACGCGGCCCTCGGAGCGGCGCGCGCCGCGTACATTGCGGGCGCTGCCGGCACGTCCAATCTACTGGCCGGGGAGCGCCACTCGATTCCCGTGTTCGGAACCATGGCGCATAGCTACGTGCAGGCGCATGCCACGGAGGAGGGAGCGCTGCGGGCCTTCGCAGGGGTGTTTCCGAATACGACCTTGCTGGTCGATACCTACGATACCGAGCGGGGAGTCCAGCGCGCCATCGAGGTCATGAACGAGTTGGGTCCGGTAGCCGCTCTGCGCCTGGACTCTGGTGACTTGCTTCAGCTGTCGCGCGGCGCGCGACGCGCGCTGGATGAAGCGGGGTATCGGAGCGTCGAGATCTTCGCCTCCTCGGGCTTGGACGAGCACGCGATCGCCGAGCTGGTTCGAGCGGACGCGCCCATCGATGGTTTCGGCGTCGGGACCGCGCTGACCACCTCGGAGGACGCACCGGCGCTCGACATGGCATACAAGCTCGTGGAGTACGCAGGCCGGGGTCGAACCAAGCTGTCGTCCGAGAAGGTGGTGCTGCCGGGACGGAAGCAAGTCTTCCGCCAACGGAGTGGCAGGGACGTGATCGCCCAGAGCGACGAATCGCCGGGAGGCATCCCGCTGCTGCAGGCGGTGATGCGGGACGGGCGGCGAACCGAGCGGGTACGCCTGGAGGATGCGCGCCAACGGGCGGCGCTCTCCATCGGGGCCCTCCCAGCGGCCGTGCGGCGCTTGAGGGCTCCCGCACACTACCCAGTGGACGTGTCCGCCCGCACCAACGCGGCGCTCTCGGAGCTTCGCCGCGAGCTCTCTTGA
- a CDS encoding aldo/keto reductase, with protein sequence MQKRKLGAGGPEVSALGLGCMGMSDFYAGRDDAESRRTLERALELGVTFFDTADMYGFGDNEELLAPFLAQHRKQIVLATKFGIVRDRKDATVRGIDGSPAYVKKACEASLKRLGVETIDLYYLHRKDPQTPIEDTVGAMAELVKEGKVRFLGLSEVGPKHLAKAWSVHPIAAVQSEYSLWTRDPEDGLLAACRDHGTAFVAYSPLGRGFLTGQITKFEDLAEDDYRRFSPRFQGDNFDKNLELVKAVQAMAKEKNASAAQLALAWVLAQGQNVIPIPGTKHVRYLEQNVGAMNLTLSDADLKQLNDIFPAGAAEGLRYPEQMMGVIVD encoded by the coding sequence ATGCAAAAGCGCAAGTTGGGGGCCGGTGGGCCGGAGGTTTCTGCCCTGGGCCTCGGCTGCATGGGAATGAGTGACTTCTACGCCGGGCGGGACGATGCAGAAAGCAGGCGCACGTTGGAGCGAGCGCTGGAGCTGGGCGTCACGTTCTTCGACACCGCGGACATGTACGGCTTCGGCGACAACGAGGAGCTCTTGGCGCCCTTCCTGGCCCAGCACCGAAAGCAGATCGTGCTGGCGACCAAGTTCGGCATCGTGCGCGACCGGAAGGACGCGACGGTGCGCGGCATCGACGGTAGCCCCGCGTACGTGAAGAAGGCGTGTGAGGCGAGCCTGAAGCGTTTGGGCGTGGAGACCATCGATCTGTACTATCTGCACCGCAAGGATCCGCAGACGCCCATCGAGGACACCGTGGGCGCGATGGCGGAGCTGGTGAAGGAAGGAAAAGTCCGCTTCTTGGGCCTCAGCGAGGTGGGGCCGAAGCATCTCGCGAAGGCGTGGTCGGTGCATCCCATCGCTGCGGTCCAGAGTGAGTACTCGCTCTGGACGCGGGATCCGGAGGACGGACTGCTGGCCGCGTGTCGGGACCATGGGACGGCGTTCGTGGCCTACAGTCCGCTGGGCAGAGGCTTCTTGACCGGGCAGATCACGAAGTTCGAAGACCTGGCGGAGGACGACTATCGTCGCTTCTCTCCGCGCTTTCAGGGAGACAACTTCGACAAGAACCTGGAGCTGGTGAAGGCCGTGCAGGCGATGGCCAAGGAGAAGAACGCCAGCGCGGCGCAGTTGGCCCTGGCCTGGGTGCTGGCCCAGGGGCAGAACGTGATCCCGATACCGGGAACCAAGCACGTGCGCTACCTGGAGCAGAACGTCGGCGCCATGAACCTGACGCTGAGCGACGCCGATCTGAAGCAGCTGAACGACATCTTCCCCGCGGGTGCCGCCGAAGGGCTTCGTTACCCGGAGCAGATGATGGGCGTGATCGTCGATTAG
- a CDS encoding ABC transporter ATP-binding protein: MTDGFGQRRQLVVRGFSLDRSQILLGFWSRAAAGDRSAHRIFAITCSRRGRQAPAASYGPSVLESRLGVYRHSGRAVALVWSTSRGLTVALIVLSVLAGLLPAAIAYVGKLIVDAVVSAHRSGGSHRLALEWIGLEMGLVVAQAALQRGIGVVRSLLRALLGQRVNVMILEKALTLGLSHFEDSELYDRMTQARREASSRPLSLVMRTFGLVQDAISLVSYGGLLLAFSGWAVLILVAAALPAFIAETKFSGEAFRLFRWRTPETRQQMYLETVLAREDYAKEVQLYQLGPRFLARYRRIFETLFGEDKSLTLRRGAWGFVLGVLSTAAFYGAYGWIAIATVAGAISLGQMTMYVLVFKQGQGALTSALSAIGGMYEDNLYLSNLYSFLDEPVEAARGDASEGPAPGEGIRFEDVSFSYPGADRPALSAVTLTLRPGDKLALVGENGSGKTTLIKLLTRLYSPSSGTITLDGLSLEHWDPSALRRRIGVIFQDFARYQLVVGENIGAGDERAFDDETRWHEAAEKGLAAPFIEELPDRYHTQLGRWFSGGRELSIGQWQKIALARAFMRKQADILVLDEPTASMDAEAETLIFDRFREMTEKQIAVLISHRFSTVRMADQIVVLAHGKVIEQGSHDELIALDGHYARLFSLQAAGYR, translated from the coding sequence ATGACCGATGGCTTTGGCCAACGCCGCCAGCTCGTCGTCCGCGGCTTCTCCCTCGATCGGTCGCAAATCTTGCTCGGTTTTTGGAGCCGGGCAGCAGCCGGGGACCGGAGCGCTCATCGTATTTTTGCGATTACCTGCTCGCGCCGGGGTCGTCAAGCGCCGGCCGCGTCCTATGGTCCATCGGTGCTCGAAAGTCGGCTCGGGGTCTACCGCCATAGCGGTCGTGCGGTGGCCCTGGTGTGGTCCACGAGCCGCGGGCTCACCGTCGCGTTGATCGTCCTCAGCGTTCTCGCGGGCCTGCTACCCGCGGCCATCGCCTACGTGGGCAAGCTGATCGTCGACGCGGTGGTCTCCGCGCACCGCAGCGGCGGTAGCCACCGCCTGGCGCTGGAGTGGATCGGCCTCGAGATGGGGCTCGTCGTGGCGCAAGCGGCGCTCCAGCGCGGCATCGGCGTGGTGCGCTCGTTGCTCCGGGCGCTGCTCGGACAACGCGTGAACGTGATGATCTTGGAGAAGGCGCTCACCCTGGGGCTGTCGCACTTCGAGGATTCCGAGCTCTACGATCGCATGACGCAGGCGCGCCGCGAGGCGTCCAGCCGTCCCCTGAGCCTGGTCATGCGCACCTTCGGCTTGGTGCAGGACGCCATCTCCCTCGTCAGCTACGGCGGCCTGCTGCTCGCCTTCTCGGGCTGGGCCGTGTTGATCTTGGTCGCCGCGGCGCTCCCCGCGTTCATCGCGGAAACGAAGTTTTCTGGCGAAGCCTTCCGCTTGTTCCGTTGGCGCACGCCGGAAACGCGCCAGCAAATGTACCTGGAGACGGTGCTGGCGCGGGAAGACTACGCCAAGGAAGTGCAGCTGTATCAGCTGGGTCCGCGCTTCCTCGCCCGCTACCGCCGGATCTTCGAGACCTTGTTCGGCGAGGACAAGAGCCTCACCCTCCGCCGCGGCGCGTGGGGTTTCGTCCTCGGGGTGCTGTCCACCGCGGCGTTCTACGGGGCCTACGGCTGGATCGCCATCGCCACCGTCGCGGGGGCCATCAGCCTCGGGCAGATGACGATGTACGTGCTCGTCTTCAAGCAAGGGCAAGGCGCGCTCACCTCGGCCCTGTCCGCCATCGGCGGGATGTACGAGGACAACCTGTACCTCTCGAACCTGTATTCCTTCTTGGACGAGCCCGTGGAGGCGGCCCGTGGCGATGCCAGCGAGGGGCCGGCTCCGGGCGAAGGCATTCGCTTCGAGGACGTGAGCTTCAGCTATCCGGGTGCAGATCGCCCCGCCCTGTCCGCCGTGACCCTGACGCTCCGCCCCGGAGACAAGCTGGCGCTGGTAGGCGAGAACGGCTCCGGCAAGACCACCCTCATCAAGCTGCTGACGCGCCTCTACTCACCCAGCTCCGGAACCATCACCCTGGACGGCCTCTCCCTCGAGCACTGGGATCCGTCGGCCCTGCGCCGCCGCATCGGCGTCATCTTCCAGGACTTCGCGCGCTACCAGCTGGTCGTCGGTGAGAACATCGGCGCCGGCGACGAACGCGCCTTCGACGACGAGACGCGCTGGCACGAGGCCGCCGAAAAGGGCCTCGCGGCGCCGTTCATCGAAGAGCTCCCCGACCGCTACCATACGCAGCTCGGGCGCTGGTTCTCCGGCGGCCGCGAGCTGTCCATCGGCCAGTGGCAGAAGATCGCGCTGGCGCGGGCGTTCATGCGCAAACAGGCGGACATCTTGGTGCTGGACGAGCCCACCGCTTCCATGGATGCGGAGGCAGAAACGCTGATCTTCGATCGCTTTCGAGAGATGACGGAGAAGCAGATCGCCGTGCTCATCTCCCATCGCTTCTCCACCGTGCGCATGGCCGACCAGATCGTGGTCTTGGCTCACGGAAAGGTCATCGAGCAGGGCAGCCACGACGAGCTCATCGCCCTGGACGGCCACTACGCACGGCTGTTCTCGCTGCAGGCCGCGGGCTATCGCTAA
- a CDS encoding winged helix-turn-helix transcriptional regulator produces MSAPVPGCCPAPKTEQDLRPIEGEAADDELAALAKAIGHPARVRILRLLGRRDTCVCGDIVLELPLAQSTVSQHLKVLKDAGLVRGEVSGPRVCYCIEPAALRRLRALVGGL; encoded by the coding sequence ATGAGCGCTCCGGTCCCCGGCTGCTGCCCGGCTCCAAAAACCGAGCAAGATTTGCGACCGATCGAGGGAGAAGCCGCGGACGACGAGCTGGCGGCGTTGGCCAAAGCCATCGGTCATCCCGCACGGGTGCGCATCCTTCGGCTGCTCGGGCGGCGGGACACCTGTGTCTGTGGAGACATCGTGCTGGAGCTGCCCCTGGCGCAGTCCACGGTGTCCCAGCACTTGAAGGTGCTGAAGGACGCGGGTCTGGTTCGCGGCGAGGTGAGCGGGCCGCGGGTCTGCTATTGCATCGAGCCCGCGGCGCTCCGGCGCCTGCGCGCCTTGGTGGGAGGGCTCTGA